From the genome of Leishmania major strain Friedlin complete genome, chromosome 35:
CACGTGTACATCATCGACTTTGGGCTGGCGAAGAAGTATCGTGAcccccgcacgcacgcccacatCCCATACAAGGAGGGCAAGAGCCTGACAGGCACGGCCCGCTACTGTAGTATCAACACGCACATGGGCGTGGAGCAGGGCCGCCGTGACGACATGGAGGGCATCGGCTACATCCTCATGTACTTCCTTCGTGGATCGCTGCCATGGCAGGGCTTGAAGGCGCACACGAAGCAGGAGAAGTACAACCGCATTTCCGAGCGAAAGCAGACGACaccggtggagctgctgtgcAAGGGCTTCCCCAGCGAGTTCGCCGCCTACATGAActacgtgcgtgcgctgcgcttcgAGGACAAGCCCGACTACTCGTACCTGAAGCGCATGTTCCGCGACCTATTTGTGCGCGAGGGATACCACGTCGACTACGTCTTCGACTGGACGCTGAAGCGCATTCATGAGAgtctgcaggagcagcagtcGTTCCcgggcggcagcaacggtggcggtgctgcgggcAATGGCTCCCCGGTGAACCAAAGCCCGGCACAGGGCGGCAACGGTGGTGCCCCAAACAGCGCTAACAACCAGGAATCGGGTGCGCCAGAGCAGCAGTAGTGAAGCGCGCACGATGTGAGTCTTTGAAAACAAGagaaaaggggaagaggaggagctgggGGAGTACGGTGGGAGAGATCGCAACGGAAAATGTTCTTCTAATGCGGAGTGTCATGTGGATGAGGCAACAGAGTGAAAGCTGCTGGCGTTCGAGTCGCGCATGGCCTTCTCATCCCTAATCCCATACGCATCTCTCGTCTTCTCGCCATTTTCCTTTTCTATGTTGTTGCTCGAAACATCGCCTCTGCACTGCctgagtgtgtgcgcacgtgcgtgttggatgggtggtgcggcgggtgtgcttctcttcctctccgcAGGTGCACGTATGGGTTTCTGCGTAGCCTTCTCCTTGgtttttgtttgttcgcTGCGCTGGCGTGGTGGTTCGCGTCTTTCCAGATCCCcgcgcctctccctctcatgCACGTCGTGCAGTGTCACCTCCTCATCTCCCGTCCCCTCTGCATTTGATTGCGCAGACATCTATGCTCATGCGCGGTGAGGAGACAGCACGTAGGCGGAGAGGAATGTGAGCAGCTTGCAGGACCGAGATCGAGAAGCTACTGGAACCCCTTCGCAACGAGTGGAAGCAGGAGGAGATTCGGCTCATATTCCGCCCCTACCCCCATATCCTCGGCATAG
Proteins encoded in this window:
- a CDS encoding putative casein kinase (previous protein_id=AAZ14328.1) gives rise to the protein MNVELRVGNRYRIGQKIGSGSFGEIFRGTNIQTGDPVAIKLEQVKTRHPQLTYESRFYRILGSGGGAVGIPMMFYHGVEGEFNVMVIELLGPSLEDLFSFCGRRLSLKTTLMLADQMISRIEFVHSKSVLHRDIKPDNFLMGTGKKGHHVYIIDFGLAKKYRDPRTHAHIPYKEGKSLTGTARYCSINTHMGVEQGRRDDMEGIGYILMYFLRGSLPWQGLKAHTKQEKYNRISERKQTTPVELLCKGFPSEFAAYMNYVRALRFEDKPDYSYLKRMFRDLFVREGYHVDYVFDWTLKRIHESLQEQQSFPGGSNGGGAAGNGSPVNQSPAQGGNGGAPNSANNQESGAPEQQ